The window gccggtgctggtggtgtttgtcCTCGCCGTCAGAACGAGGGTTAAACACCTGGCGCATTGAGGCTGCTGGAGATGGAAGTTTGAGGTTGGAACGAACTGATCATCGCGACTTAttcacagcacagcacaacggggtggttttttttgtggGAAGTGTATCAACATATTGCAACATGGGCTTCTTTCTTCGCGATCTTTTTCCGGCTTTCCCCCTTCGCCATCGCCAAATCGCCAATCAATCTCTCGACTTTGCCACCCGACCCCCCTCGTCATCgccaaacctcctcctcctcttatACCCTATGTCGAACGGCGTTCTCCCAAATCCGGAGGAATACTTAGTAGAGTAAGGGAAaggaggagtggtggtgcGGCAAGGggtcgttgttgttttgaGATTTGGTCTTCGACATGGCGAAGTTCTTTCATCTCAACACTTGGCAAAAATTTGTttgccaaagaaaaaaatcgCTCGGCAACGAAGAAGATTTtgaagttttttttttcgctcGGAAACAATCGCTCTGGATGGTTTGCGGGCGTGGCATTCTCAAAATTTTGCGTTTGCAAgcgctggggttggggagagctgggatgatgggggaagGATATGTTTTTACGTTTCTTTTTTCGCTTTTCTTCTTACAATAGCTCGACACACAGTTTGAGAAACCAGGGctattttttatttattttgtGGGTTTTTGTGAAATATgggaggttggagttgggaAATAGTTGGCTTGAGAATATTAAACTGATCACCAACATACGACATTTGCCTGGCAACCATAGCCCAAAAGATCGAAAAATGGAGTTGGTGGTAGGGTGTTTAGGGCTGAATAAACTGGTTAATTTGTTTTATTTTTGAGTTTCGCTGTTTATGAttggggtgaggatgagagaTGTGGTGAAGTGCTTTGGATGTGTTTTCATGATTATTGTTGCTCACGGATGGTGTTGTGTAAGCAGTGTGGTTTTTGATGTGGTGGGAGTAGCTATACGTTGGGTGTATGATTGAGTGGAAGGCAGAACCTTAGAATGTGAGTCGAATATGACCGTTAAAGTATCAAAAGGAGATTGGGTAAATAGATAGGACATGTGGGATATCTTCTCAGGAGGTGCTTGGAGTTCAGTTGACAATTATAGAACAGGGGGGCTCAAGAGATGTGGAAAAAACAGCACTTGTTGTTATTATCTGCACTGTAGGTAGGCTCGGTGATGCAAAGGCATATAAGTGAGGGTTCAACGGTGCTTATTCCAGGGAGCCAATATGTGTTGAGAATGTTCGTGGTTGTGAGTCAGTGTTCTCAATGCTGCGTCGGTTGATACGGACTACCGATTAAAAGTGATCCATGAAAGTTAGAGCTCGTGTATCAATACCATGGGCTTACCACCTGACTTTGTTTCACGCTGCAAATATGCTTCCACGTGATGATCTGCTTATCCAGATTATATGTGTCGTGGCTCAAAAGCTGGCTACACTTAGCTTGTCGTCCGAACTTTCGTCCCAGACTTGCCGTTTAGTCATCTATTTCTATCCTGAAAGCTTGGAGATTATAGATTCATGGACGTTAGTTGTCTTTGTGCTCGCCGGTGTGGCAAGGATATGTATTCAGTCAACCGTCCCAGCTTGCACTGCGAAGCACGGTGTATGGGGGTGCAAACTGTAGTTCACGGCTTAGAGATGTGATAATCACAGTTACAGCCTTTACCGAGTACTACTTCCAAGAAATCGCTTACAGTTTCCCTTGTTTAAAGCAGTCTTTTCTTGCTTTCAGATGCGGAAAGCAAACACCGGAGAGGAACCGGGGCCGGGCACCAGTGACACGGAAGGAAGCACGAGCCCCGGTCCCGCTCCGGTCCGGCATCGGCCGTCAGGCACAGTttcaacccaacccacaaaCCGGAGCCTAGGCCCAAACCCCATGTGACTCCGAAACTTGAACAAGCCTGTGTTTGTGATCAGCAAAACCGCCGACGGATGCCCCAGCCGGGATGACCTGAGACAAGATCGAATACACACGAAAATAGGGACTCATCTATAATCACGCCACAAAAGGGTTGCAGCCAAGTTCTACTACAGTTTGTGGAACCTTACGGGCAGTGTTGTGCTACATTCTCTTGTCATTCTTAGGTTCTATCGGAGGGTTTACTTCGCGCCTGGCCATTTAGGACGATCGCCTCTGTCGTAGGGGCGATATTCAGAGATGATTGACAGGGGAAATCGCTTacaccatcccaccacaGCAAGTCACGAACAAAAAAAGGGTCTAGCCCAGAGTATGACTTGAGTGAGGTTGCTTTCGCCACTCCCAACCTTGAAACGCGGCTTCTGGGCCTCTTGAATGCAAGACCAAGTCCGTTTTTCGAGGTTCAAGTCCGCAACTTCAAGATACTTCCTCTCGCTCGGTCCGTTTACTCCTCCTTAAATGCATACAACCTATTATCTtaaccccctctccaccttggATCCAAACAtcgggatgggatgagacGATAGACGGGACCTAAACTCAATTCTATCCTGACTATCATCCGAACCTTCAAAACGAGCTCCCATTCGAAACAGCAACTCTACCTAGTCTCTTGGTAAACTGTCTAGTCTACACCAACAGAAGCAACACGGTCAAAAAACTCCGAAACTAGCACAAGACCAAGCTAATGCTGCATGCCTCCCTGCCCAAAGTAGGTATATGCTGTCAAGCTTAGCCTGGGTACGGGTTCCATAACGTGCGATAGGCTGGACGAGTAGGAATCCATGCCCAgtttcctctttttcttgtcgtcAACTCGCTGTCAGCAGATTCCTCCTCTCGCTTATGATCATAACATCGACAGAGCTTCAATCATGTTGCACTCGCGCTTTTGCGCCGGTGCTACATAACCTGTCTTTCAACCATCTATGTAGGTCTAGTCCAATACTTGTGCGCCTACAATCCACACATAATGCGATCTGGAGTTCCAGACCCCGGCCATTCCGTCCCACTCGAAAGGAGCGCCAGCACCAGAGTGGTATTTCATGATGGCAAAAAGCAGTTTCCCGTTTCACATTGATGTCAACACCATACACAAGGAGTAAACAGACATCAAGAAACCAAAATCCACAGTGGCAAACCCCCCAAGCAGGTAAAGCAAGTCATCATCCATGTTAGCCACATTTAGTGCCTAATATCTTCCTAAATAAAGCATAAAAATCAATAAAGCCATTCCACTTACCAACGCTCTCCATCAAACCAAGAAATCTCAAACGAAAATATCACGGAACTTCCAACCAAACCCAACGAACTCCTCCTCTGTGCCTATGAAACGTCCCCGTCTCTCCCCAAAGAAATGACAAAAGCCATGCAAAACTCACAAAATAGTAAGGCCAAAAATGCCTAAGGGCAATGACCAGACTGTTCAGACCAGACGAATCTGCCTTATTGCAACATGATAACTCCTGTCGCACAACGCCCCTTTCCCCGTCCTCTCTCCCAACCACTCAATGACCGCTTCAAACATTTTCTCCCGCCTCAAAACTTTCCACATGGGCATTTTCTCAAAGCAGCATCCCAAAAATCTCACGATACCCGcgcctcccccacccccttgcCTTTAAGTTCATCCAATACCGATTACAGTATGCACTCTGCACCTCCGTGGCAAGGACTGCCGAAACGACAAGGCCATAccagtggttgttgttgttcggTACCTTTATACAATGTAAATCGCGCCCATCTACCAAGAAACCCAATTGTCcactctctttttttttttttttttttgttttgttttgttttgtttttctcaacagccgccctcgccgccacctACCACCACTGCTCATCGTCTGTGTATCAGGGTCTCGTCCCCTCAGATCACAGCATATCCTCATTGTATGGTCTGTACGGACTCAATCAATTATCGCGTGATCCAACAATTGTGATTATAACGGCTTGCCACCTATCCAAAAGGGAATCCTAAAACACAAAACTCCAGAAGCAAACCCCCTGAGGATATCCAACTGTCCAGTAAAACCAACCCAGCAAACCTCCCATTTCCCTCCAAGCAACACCAAAAACACAAGGCCAAAAGAGACACAAACCTCCTCCATTTActactcccactccccccccttcgCCCTGTCCCGACTTTGTACCGCTCTCCATctcacttcttcttctgatTCTCCGGGTTGTACTTGTCCTTCCAAATCCTAAAAAAACTCGCCGTCAGCTCTCCAGTctcccccaaaccaaaaccaaaccagAAAATCTGCCCAACCGATTCCCGCTTCCCTTGAGTAACCGTACCACACCACAAATTACACAGCATCCATCCGCATCTTACGGGCCGGCGATACAAAAATGCGGTGATAAGTAAACACAGCAAGAGGGCAACACACCACGGGGTGGGCGTACAACCGGCACTTGGCTCCAGCAAAAAGAAACGGAGACCTGCACCACCCACCCTTACACCACGCCCCCTCCATTAAAACAACCCAATCGGACAAAGGTACATATCAAAGGATATCAACCTCTCAGAATCcaagacggtggagggggtgtggtgaGAGAACAAAAAGTAGGGCGGACAGAAAAACGTATGGCTATCGAGACAGAACGAGCAGTTTTGCTCAACCTATCACGCAAACAAGACGCAAGTCATATCTGCAACATTGTTCTGCCGTTGCGTAAATCACCACACACTGCGTAACTGCAGTCTTGTGTgggaaagaagagaaggagaaaaaaaagccgGATATGTGCTTACCAGGTGTTTCCAATAATCTTGTTTCCGTTTTCTTCGGCTCTCCGGTAGTACTTCGCTGCCGTAAACTGTTGTGTTCATGCAGTTCAACTGTCAGCCTCATGTGATGGACCTTAAAAAGAGTGTGGTGCTTCCCCCCCTCACTGAAAGAAGCTTGCGAATTGTGATTCGTCCTTTTCAGGCAAAAAAGCCCCGTTGATGCCCAACTTCTCCTAATTCGACAAGAAAGCCACACTTCCAACCGGCATCACTTGTTGACAGACCGACCGGAAAATGTGAACGTGGGAAgtctgccgctgctgcttgtcCAGCTGGCATGGTCACGCCCAGGCAATCTCGATGCCGGCCTTCATGTGTGTACAAgcgaccaaaaaaaaaagttgacATCTGAGAAAATGTGAGACAATATTTACTGACCTTGTCCTTCTTAGTGCCGAACCCCTCAAGATAGCACCATGCGACTTCGTTCATCGCGTCTGTAAACAACAAAAGATGAGCTGGTTAGCTTGCTCTCCACGGGCGTAGTCCAGAAATGGACGGCCAACATACCAGTATCGCCGAGATTCGCTGCCGTTTCGTAGTACTGAGATGCATTGTCAGTATCAACAAAAGATGTGTTCAACCCACGACGCTTCAGGAGGAGCTCTCTCGAGCACACTTGTGCAAAACTCGATATGCATACCAGCCACACGTTGAGACGTCACCGTTAACCGTTCGCCGTTGCATTCAAatcaacaagcagcagcaagaaaaaCAAACCTACCTGCTTTGCAGCAATGGGGTCCTTGGCAATACCCCATCCGTGTCGGAAGCAATTGGCCAATTCGAATATGGCCAGAACCAGCTCGCCCTTGGCTGCTCCTCCTTTCTTGAGTCCTGCTTGGAGGGCCATCTGCTCAATCTCGGCGGCGTTGGATGCTGCCGCAGAGAGATAGTTGACGGCGGCAGCAGTGTTCGGTTGGCAACCCCATCCGTGTCTGATATCCGTTAGCTTACGAACATAACCATCATTGGACCAGCCCGCCATTTTGTTGATGCTTTGCGAGATGGACACTTCTGTCTCTAGTGCAGGCATGGCAGAGGCACATACCTGAGGGCGAGACCATAGAGAACCTGGCtaagggggttgttggccCCCTTAGGATCCGCTAACCGGCCAAACAACGCCGTCGACTCTTCCAGTTTTCCTGCCTCATGCAACCTGATAGCCTCCTGGATATCCTCGTCGATGGCCTTCGATGACACCACCTTGACCCTGGGATCTGGCGCCTCGTCCGCGGACGCATCGCCTAAGCGCAACTGAGGTAGAGTCGGGGGAGAACTTCCGTGATCGGGGGTCCCTGGCCGGCTGCGATGCTTCTCGTTCTCGCGAGCAAGCAGAGTGGCTCGCTTCTCCCATTGCGACTCGGTCCCGTCCTTGTCCTCGACGCCCCCCTCCGGAACCACGATCTCCGGCAGATCTTGCGGTACGATCTCGCTACTGGCTGGACTGCGGCTCAGGTGTAGCCGTTGCGATAGGCGCTTGTGGCCACCGCCTTGGTTGCTCGATGCAGATGCGCTTCGGCTGCGGTTACTTCGGAAGACGTCGAGGCTTCGGCGGGACTTCTGGGGTGTTTGCGGGCCTGGACTGAGGAACCCGTCGTTACTGGCACCAACGGGTTCTCCTGGAGGCTGGATCACCTCGGCACTATGGGTATCGGATCGCACAAACGTGAAATTGAGGGTGCtgtttccctcctcctcctccttcttcctgaACTTGTCGCGGAAGCCCATCTTGGTAACGATTTGTCGACACGAGGCAAGCTAACGTCAGGTTTGGCACCGGGATATGTTTGCGATTTGAGTCCTACGGTAAAACAAAATGAAAGTCGAAGAGTTGGTTTCTTGGGAAGCCGAGGGGTCCGGCAAGGTGGGTTGGGTTATGCTGGGTACGTGTGATTGCCTATAATCTTGCCAAATTCACGATGCGACAGCCACGCAGGGTACAGATATCGACGTACTTGAGGCCggcaaaggagaaggaaggaTTGTGGTATTAAAAGAAGAGCAAAACGAAGGAGAGGCTGGCTATGTATTGGGACAGTGGTTAAGGTATGTTCTCAGTTGCACTTGGCGCCATGTTTGAAGTCCTCAGCCCGACGGCATTCTTCCTGGAGATTGGATGTCGTCCGTTTGAGATTCAGGCCTTGGGGCGGGGCGGAGTCTCCAACGCGGCGGAGGCTGCGGAGCGGGCTGTGGCACACCCGTggacccctccctcatcgtcCCCAAGacaagggggagaaggttcAGCGGGCCGCCATAGCATGCCATTGGTACATCAGGTAATTGACTGCGGTGATGTTGCTATGTGATCGGACATATGATTATATACCTAGACACCATG is drawn from Podospora pseudocomata strain CBS 415.72m chromosome 1 map unlocalized CBS415.72m_1, whole genome shotgun sequence and contains these coding sequences:
- a CDS encoding uncharacterized protein (COG:S; EggNog:ENOG503P007); this encodes MGFRDKFRKKEEEEGNSTLNFTFVRSDTHSAEVIQPPGEPVGASNDGFLSPGPQTPQKSRRSLDVFRSNRSRSASASSNQGGGHKRLSQRLHLSRSPASSEIVPQDLPEIVVPEGGVEDKDGTESQWEKRATLLARENEKHRSRPGTPDHGSSPPTLPQLRLGDASADEAPDPRVKVVSSKAIDEDIQEAIRLHEAGKLEESTALFGRLADPKGANNPLSQVLYGLALRHGWGCQPNTAAAVNYLSAAASNAAEIEQMALQAGLKKGGAAKGELVLAIFELANCFRHGWGIAKDPIAAKQYYETAANLGDTDAMNEVAWCYLEGFGTKKDKFTAAKYYRRAEENGNKIIGNTW